A window of Rhododendron vialii isolate Sample 1 chromosome 13a, ASM3025357v1 contains these coding sequences:
- the LOC131313832 gene encoding putative serine/threonine-protein kinase-like protein CCR3, with product MTTTPPPLSSAITLLITFLIAATSPPLPLVASSTIAVTHYPSSTTTVCGIAAGKPTQSIQCYHNNRTVPISSNVSYESISGGRDLFCGLRTGGFSLICWDTTTFLPKRIYFSHTRPLTGLTVGTSQIYAIGANNGVAMCWRFQSPDGTLKFRTITSDRFIDFIQLFFIIPKVKNDGFVHASGGGFSCGILENNSRAICWGGSEIGAEIQRQFGNVTMLSLVAGESHACGLTTNGYLICKGSNASGQLNAPSLSPFEISGLALGSNHSCGILRKNGSIICWGGGTKRSELSSDAADALGLVSFEAIEAGSGFTCGLTTRNLSLVCWGLGFSSGTVLPLAKVIPGPCIQSSCSSCGVFPNSDSLCAGSGNICQSCEIELPIPVLLPASPASAPRSQVLPPSVAKNRFFLAFGIVGSVGALAGICTIVYWLWRRGFCIFLHKKLDHSLQPPVGDGSNVPPPSSNGEKSQRLRRQRSETSSKHIDRAEEFALIELSAATNNFSFENKIGGGSFGTVYKGKLPDGREVAIKRSEIGATTKKFQEREIEFDSELASLSRLHHKHLVELVGFCKENDERLLVYEHMSNGSLYEHLKENDREGSNILNSWKMRIKIGLETARGIEYLHNYAVPPIIHRDIKSSNILLDANWTAKVSDFGFSLMGPESDTKSMTTKAVGTVGYIDPEYYVLNILTAKSDVYGLGVVLLELLTEKRAMFKVEGLDPMTVVEYAGPRIAAGELQSVLDKRVGVPNANETEAVEMVAYTALKCVNLEGNERPSTSDVVVNLERAMALCEGGISSTKFFE from the exons ATGACGACAACTCCTCCACCACTCTCCTCCGCCATCACCCTCCTCATAACCTTCCTCATCGCCGCCACCTCTCCTCCACTCCCTCTCGTCGCCAGCTCCACCATCGCCGTCACCCACTACCCCTCCAGTACCACCACCGTCTGCGGCATTGCCGCCGGCAAACCAACCCAATCCATCCAATGCTACCACAACAACCGCACAGTTCCCATCTCATCCAACGTCTCCTACGAGTCCATCTCAGGCGGCCGTGACCTCTTCTGCGGACTTCGAACAGGCGGGTTCAGCCTCATATGTTGGGACACCACCACATTCCTCCCCAAACGGATTTACTTTAGCCACACCCGTCCATTGACGGGTTTAACAGTCGGAACTTCGCAAATATACGCGATTGGGGCTAATAATGGAGTCGCCATGTGCTGGAGATTTCAGTCGCCTGATGGAACGTTGAAATTCCGTACAATCACGTCAG ACAGATTTATAGATTTTATACAGTTATTTTTTATCATcccaaaagttaaaaatgatGGGTTTGTACATGCTTCAGGTGGAGGATTCTCTTGTGGGATACtggagaacaacagtagggCAATTTGTTGGGGCGGGAGCGAAATCGGAGCTGAGATTCAGAGACAATTTGGTAATGTCACCATGTTGAGCTTGGTTGCAGGGGAGTCTCATGCTTGTGGATTGACAACAAATGGGTATTTGATTTGCAAAGGAAGCAATGCCAGTGGACAGCTCAATGCTCCTTCCCTTTCGCCATTCGAGATCTCGGGTCTGGCTCTCGGTTCGAATCACAGCTGCGGAATTCTGCGAAAAAATGGGTCCATTATTTGCTGGGGAGGAGGAACGAAAAGATCAGAATTGTCAAGTGACGCAGCCGACGCTTTGGGATTAGTTTCATTTGAGGCCATTGAAGCTGGTTCTGGTTTCACTTGCGGGCTAACCACGAGAAATTTATCATTGGTTTGTTGGGGGCTAGGGTTTAGTTCAGGCACCGTGCTTCCGTTGGCAAAGGTGATTCCAGGCCCATGTATTCAATCTTCATGTAGCAGTTGCGGGGTGTTTCCGAATTCGGATAGTCTTTGTGCTGGTTCTGGAAACATATGCCAATCTTGCGAGATTGAGCTTCCAATTCCAGTTCTGCTGCCGGCATCGCCGGCATCAGCACCGCGGTCACAGGTTCTGCCGCCATCGGTAGCTAAAAACAGGTTTTTCCTGGCGTTTGGTATTGTTGGTTCAGTAGGGGCATTAGCAGGCATTTGCACTATTGTCTATTGGTTGTGGAGGAgaggtttttgtatttttctccaCAAGAAACTTGATCACTCTTTGCAACCCCCAGTTGGTGATGGTTCCAATGTGCCTCCTCCCTCCTCAAATGGCGAAAAGTCGCAGAGATTGAGGCGGCAAAGGAGCGAGACTTCATCGAAGCACATTGACAGGGCAGAGGAATTTGCCCTAATTGAGCTCTCTGCTGCCACTAACAACTTCTCATTCGAAAACAAGATTGGTGGTGGGAGTTTTGGAACGGTGTACAAAGGCAAACTTCCTGATGGTCGCGAAGTGGCCATCAAGAGGAGCGAGATAGGGGCGACAACCAAGAAATTCCAAGAAAGAGAAATCGAGTTTGATTCGGAACTAGCATCCTTATCGCGCCTCCATCACAAGCACTTGGTGGAACTTGTGGGATTTTGCAAAGAAAACGACGAGAGGCTTTTGGTATACGAGCATATGAGCAATGGGTCGCTATACGAACATCTCAAGGAAAATGACAGAGAGGGCAGCAACATTTTGAACTCCTGGAAAATGAGGATCAAAATCGGGCTGGAAACGGCCAGGGGAATCGAGTACCTCCACAACTATGCAGTACCACCCATTATCCATAGAGATATTAAGTCCTCCAACATACTTCTTGATGCGAATTGGACTGCGAAAGTGTCGGATTTTGGGTTTTCATTAATGGGTCCGGAGTCCGATACAAAGTCCATGACAACAAAGGCAGTTGGGACAGTTGGGTATATCGATCCCGAGTACTATGTGCTGAACATTCTGACAGCAAAGTCCGATGTTTATGGACTAGGAGTGGTACTCTTGGAGCTTCTAACGGAGAAGCGGGCCATGTTTAAGGTTGAGGGGTTAGATCCTATGACAGTAGTGGAATATGCAGGGCCACGAATAGCGGCGGGGGAGCTGCAGAGTGTGTTGGATAAGAGGGTGGGTGTCCCAAACGCGAACGAGACCGAGGCGGTGGAGATGGTGGCTTACACTGCTCTGAAATGTGTAAACTTGGAGGGCAACGAGAGACCCTCCACATCTGATGTTGTGGTTAATTTAGAGAGAGCAATGGCTCTTTGTGAGGGTGGCATTTCTAgtaccaaattttttgaatag
- the LOC131314305 gene encoding 17.3 kDa class I heat shock protein-like, translating into MSLIPSFFGNRRGNSANSSIFDPFPLDVWDPFRTFPQFPELSRENSAFVTTRVDWKETPEAHVFKADLPGLKKEEVKVEVEDDRVLQISGERSVEKEEKDEAWHRVERSSGKFVRRFRLPENAKMDQVKAAMENGVLTVTVPKEEVKKPDVKSIEISG; encoded by the coding sequence ATGTCTCTAATCCCAAGCTTCTTCGGCAACCGACGAGGCAACAGCGCTAACAGCAGCATCTTCGATCCCTTCCCCCTCGACGTCTGGGACCCATTCCGGACCTTTCCCCAATTCCCCGAACTCTCCCGCGAGAACTCGGCGTTCGTGACCACGCGCGTCGACTGGAAGGAGACCCCGGAGGCGCACGTGTTCAAGGCGGACCTGCCGGGGCTGAAGAAGGAGGAGGTGAAGGTGGAGGTCGAGGACGACAGGGTGTTGCAGATCAGCGGGGAGAGGAGCGTGGAGAAGGAGGAGAAGGATGAGGCGTGGCACCGGGTGGAGAGGAGCAGCGGGAAGTTCGTGAGGCGGTTCAGGCTGCCGGAGAACGCGAAGATGGATCAGGTAAAGGCGGCCATGGAGAACGGGGTTCTGACCGTGACGGTTCCGAAGGAGGAGGTGAAGAAGCCCGATGTTAAGAGTATTGAGATCTCCGGTTAG